The following nucleotide sequence is from Macaca fascicularis isolate 582-1 chromosome 15, T2T-MFA8v1.1.
ttttgaagtagAACAATTTACCTATTCTTgttttgtctgtgcttttggtgtcatctGAGCACGCGATTTTAATGATAAACAGAGCAAGCACTATCTGAGCACTTCCCCTTCATAAAGAGGCAGCGCTCCCACCAGGAGGAGACTCAAATCCTGCTCCACACCATTCAACCCAGTTGTAAGAGGGACCACAAGTGTTGACAGCATCCTTCTACATAGTCTGCCACGGACACTCCCCACCAGCCAACAGTGTCATCTTCTCAAAGGATGCTGGAggtcatattttttgtagagacggggtttcaccatgttggccaggctggtcttgagctcctgacctcaggtgatccgcccacctcaacctcccagagtgctggaattacaggcatgagccactacacccggccagcAGTAGCTGCTTTTACAAGCTTCTTGGCAACAGTTGGTGCCACTTTGTACTCCAAGGAGCGTTAACTCAGATCACTGTCTCTGTAGTTTGGGTTTCTTCCCAACCTTTAGCAATGGAATACATCAATTTCATTCTAGAATGTATTCTTTAGTGCTTGGTCTGGAAAAATGTGCTTGGCTTATGGACTAGGTTACTGTGCTTCATTTGAAATTGATGGAAATATTTGattgaaataactgaaataactaaaatatttcagtgtgttCATCCACTCTTTGACAATGTTCTTTTATAACAGGTAATGCACAGGGGACTAGGCAGGTATAACTCACTGGCCCAGGAAAATCCAATTTTTATTGTACCactttatttccattctttttcttcttttttgttgcttgtgTAAAATCATCCTTCACGAGTCATTTGTTCCAGCCTATACAGACTCACACTCTGTATTCACACTGGAATCCCACTGTCTGCTTATACCgagaatgttttctttcttttttgcaatggagtctcgctctgttccccaggctggagtgtaatggcacagtcttggttcactgcaacctctgcctcccggggtcaagtgattctcctgcgtcagcttcccaagtagctgggattacaggtgtccaccaccatgcccagctaatatttttttgtatttttagtagagacggggtttcaccatgttggccaggctggttttgaactcctgacctcaagtgatccaccctcctcggcctcccaaagtgctgggattaacaggcctgagccaccgcacccagctgataaTGTTTTTCTGATAGTGGAGGGCTCTGTAGTCAGACGGCTGTGTTTAAATCTAGTCTTTGCCATGTACTAACTGGAGGGCCCTAGCCAAGTTGCTTTGTCTCTGTGTGGTTTTGCTTCCCCATATGTAAGTAGGGCTGATAATGGCACCTAACTTGTAGAGTTGTTGAGAAGATTCAGCAAGTCACATATAAAGcactcagtgcctggcacataataagtgccatgtattatttatttatttagagacagggtcttgctgttgtcccagctggagtgcagtggcacaatcacaactcactgcagccttgaactcctgggctcaggtgatcctcccacctcagcctcctgagtaactgggactacaggcacatgccaccatgtcagggtcattttttaattttttgtagagacaggatttcaccatgttgtccaggctggtctcaaactcccgggctcaagtgattcgccctcctcagcctcccaaagtgttgggattacaggtatgagccactgtgcctggccttaatatATAACCACAGTCAGAATGATtgcattaatacttttttttttttttattcagtgaAGCGCTTTTAAGCCCGTGGCTCATTTGAAATTGAGGATATAAGACAACAATAATAACCATCCCTTCCCCCTGGCCAGTCACTATCCTGACTTCGGTATTTGTTATTTCCACATGTGTTTTCACACATTTACAACATATGTATCCACAAGCAATATATGGTGCTTTTTATGAGGTTCTGAAGTGCTGTGGTTTGCCATGGTTACTACGGGACTGAATGAAGGAGGATGAAcgcagaaatgaaaacttaaaagaaactgttttaaagaaGTGGTCGGGGGAAGAAGAAGGCTCCCTGCTAGTGAGCAAAAGCAGCAGCTCTGAGCTTCTACAGCCCTTCGTATTTACGGggtagaaagagcagggaggaggaggtaatgactggtcagctgcttaattgatcacaggttcaCATTATTGCTAACAGGCTTCAGATGCACCTAATCACAAGAAAACTGTGCTTAGGGCATGACTGCCCTCTGCATTCCTTCTGGGTGGCAGACgcagtttgtcagtttgccaacattctgcatttatgagaacagtttgctgtttactcaTATAGGCTCCAGGATACTGAGTTCATCACGACCCTCACTCTATTTCAGCCTGCAACATTGAAGCTTTATATAAATGCACCATCCTGTCTGTATCCTCCCATGCTGTGCTCTTTTCACTCACTGTCAAGTGTCTGAGATCTATTCATGTGGATATATGCAACTGTGTGTCATGCATTTTTAACTGCCTTAAACTCACCACTGGGTGAATATACAGTTTATCTGTTCTCTTGTTGATGAGCATTgggcttttttaaatttatgagacTATTTATTCTTTCCTCCCCAGGCTTGGCTTGGactcatcatcaccatcatcatcatcaatggCTGAGCCCTCACTGTTTCCTGGGAGCTGGGCTCAGCTTCCCGCCTCCACGGGCAGTACAGGAGGGAACAGAGTCACCTGTCAGGATCATGTGGAAAGAGGCCAAGGGTGGATTTAACCCAGGTGTGCTGATGCTAAAGTCTGTGCGCCTAACCACTCTGGCCTTCTGCTTCCTCAGGAACAAATGCCTGGTGTCATTCCGAGGCGGGTGTACAGGCCCCTGGCAGTCTCTGCTGAGCCCCAGAGCCTGGACCAGGGCCTCCAGaaaggcacagtgcctggctgcaGCTCACAGGCGTGGCTTTAGAATGGCTCAGTTGGTGCTTTGGGTTGTTTTGGAGCTCCCTGCTCCTCCAACGATATTTAACACCATTGGAGACTTTTTAGCCTGTGGGTTCCATCTCTGCTGGTAACAGAAGGACCAGGGCTTTGGCCCAGAACCTAAAGGACCACACTCATTTGCTCTTGGGTGGCAGTGAAGGGGTGGAATGGACAGAGGTGACGAAAGCTGGGACAGAAGACTTCAGAAACAACCAGGGAGATACTAGAAAACCACTCCCATGAGCTTGGAGGGACAGATGATCCCAGGAAGCAGCAAACAGTGCTGCTTTTGCTTTAATGTAAATTTGGCTTAGAacaatttagaatttttaaaattccaatctTGGATCTCGTTCCAAAACCTGTTTGCTGGTGAACTAACTAATGATAAAGATAATGGGGgccccagtggctcacacctgtaatcccagcagtttgggaggctgaggcaggccaatcgtttgagcctaggagttcaagaccagcctgggcaacacaataagactctgtctctccagaaaaatacaaaaattagctgggcatggtggcacgtgcctgtggttctgtggtttcagttactcgagaggctgaggtgggaggatcacctgagctcgggaggtcaaggctgcaatgagccgtgattgggctactgcactccagcctgggcaagggagtgagacccagtctcaaaacaacaacaagacaATGGGTGTCAGGGGAGTGAGCTTTCTGAATTTCtgcatctctctgagcctcagcttcctcgtcTGTAGAATGGGAGAGGATCTGCCTAACAGGCAAGTATGTGACGGGCCTGGCATGGTCAGTCAATGGTTGTTACCTCCGTATGAGACATGTCTCACCAGACTATAGCAGGCTATGGTGGTGCAAATTCCACCCACTGCCGTCGAGTTGGTAGCTTTCTCAGTGCCGTAAAGGAGATCAGGATCAGAACGAGAATGATGGGGAAAAAGAGGTAGAGACAGAAGTCCCTACAAAGGGTCTCACTCCCCTGCGCCCAGCATTCTAGCGAGTTTCCTGTGTGGCCTCAACCCTCACCTAGGGTCCATCTGAGAGCTGGGCCCACCTCATCACAGTCTTCTCAGGTCATGAGCAGGTTCCAAGACAAGCAGGACACGCACCAGCTTCCATCCTGGAGAGAAGTTCACTGTACACGTAGGGTGGGCGGtgcagcagcaggagcagaggagaggcgtAATGCTGGTGCAGTGACCTCACTGCGTGCCCTAAATACACAGGCGCCACATGATTGGAGAGGGAGCATCTGCAAAGATGGAGCCCCGCAGTGTCTGCATTAGAAAAGCATTctaaggctgaggcgggcagatcacctgaggtcaggagttcaagaccagcctgaccaacatggcaaaaccccatgtctactaaaaatacaaaaattagctggacatggtggtgggtgcctgtaattccaacaaggaaggaaggaaggaagggagggaaggagggagggagggagggagggaaggagggaggcaggcattCTAGATAAGGAGAAACGCGACGGAAGAATGGCCTCATCTCTAGGCAGCGTCCTGTTGCAGCTAGAGGCCCAAGACAAGTTCCATGGCTAGTCCCCAATGCGAGGCagctacagatttaatgcaagcCATGGGGACCTGACTTGACCATGCCACAGCTCGGGGTGGCCGCCTCCTCTGTGACGAACCACTGTAAAAGCtttctccttctgttgcccaaaGGAAAGCCAGACTACAGGCCCCTGGACACCGGGAAGGGGTGctgatttctttatttattagaCTCAAGTGCTTTAGTACAGAATGGTACAGAGATGATATATGTTTGTGCTTCAATACTTTCAAACACTGAGATTCTGATAATTTTAGGGTAAACAAGTTTCAAGACAGACTagcttttt
It contains:
- the PTRH1 gene encoding peptidyl-tRNA hydrolase isoform X1; this encodes MRPRGFLGAGQWLSRAMSRCVLEPRPPGKRWMVAGLGNPGLPGTRHSVGMAVLGQLARRLGVAESWTRDRHCAADLALAPLGDAQLVLLRPRRLMNANGRSVARAGLAWTHHHHHHHQWLSPHCFLGAGLSFPPPRAVQEGTESPVRIMWKEAKGGFNPGVLMLKSVRLTTLAFCFLRNKCLVSFRGGCTGPWQSLLSPRAWTRASRKAQCLAAAHRRGFRMAQLVLWVVLELPAPPTIFNTIGDFLACGFHLCW